Proteins encoded in a region of the Bubalus bubalis isolate 160015118507 breed Murrah chromosome 9, NDDB_SH_1, whole genome shotgun sequence genome:
- the LOC102411834 gene encoding tetraspanin-13-like, whose translation MKVGKKDTKLPLFAGWSVSLLLIGIAAWGIGFGLISSLRVVGVVIAVGIFLFLIALVGLIGAVKHHQVLLFFYMIILLLVFIVQFSVSCVCLALNQEQQAQLLEVGWNNTASARDDIQRNLNCCGFRSFNPNDTCMASCVKSSHPCSLCAPIIGRYVGEVLRFVGGIGLFFSFTEILGVWLTYRNQKDPRPNPSTFL comes from the exons aTGAAGGTTGGGAAGAAAGACACTAAACTGCCTTTGTTTGCAG GCTGGTCGGTTAGCCTGCTTCTGATTGGAATTGCTGCATGGGGCATCGGCTTTGGGCTGATTTCCAGTCTCCGTGTGGTGGGCGTGGTCATCGCCGTTGGCATCTTCTTGTTCCTGATCGCGTTAGTGGGGCTGATTGGAGCTGTGAAACACCATcaggtgttgctttttttttacaTGATTATTCTCTTGCTTGTATTTATTGTCCAGTTTTCAGTATCATGTGTTTGTTTAGCCCTGAACCAGGAGCAACAGGCTCAGCTCCTGGAAGTTGGTTGGAACAATACAGCAAGTGCTCGGGATGACATCCAGAGAAATTTAAACTGCTGTGGGTTCCGAAGTTTTAACCCAAATGACACCTGTATGGCAAGCTGTGTGAAAAGCAGCCACCCGTGCTCACTCTGTGCTCCAATAATAGGAAGATACGTGGGAGAGGTTTTGAGATTTGTTGGTGGCATTGGCCTCTTCTTCAGTTTTACAGAGATCCTGGGTGTTTGGCTGACCTACAGGAACCAGAAAGACCCTCGTCCTAATCCCAGCACATTCCTTTGA